A region of Haliotis asinina isolate JCU_RB_2024 chromosome 7, JCU_Hal_asi_v2, whole genome shotgun sequence DNA encodes the following proteins:
- the LOC137290861 gene encoding orexin receptor type 2-like, with product MDVMSVNVTVDSLNGTYNDSGDNKTNCWNEYCLTEEEYLDAIKDHVFPRAYEWPIIIVFTLTFILGLVGNFLVVYAVWKNHSMRTVTNVFIVNLALGDFMVILVCLPSTLISDVSQTWFLGSALCKILIFLQNVSVSVSVLTLSAISVERWYAICHPLAFKSTLSRARNIIIVIWVVAAGVALPELIVSDTSPYNYPGSFQTVYLTKCGPAWMEWKQTYYQISLVIAMYVGPLVLMALTYTNIAVVLWRNDIPGQAEMGQYSKGKKPMIEGKGKSQEDKVQSRRKAAKMLITIVIVFAICYLPVHLFNILRYFKILVTSNADVTAVVSQLSHWLPYFNSALNPVIYNFMSAKFRKEFKLACYCCLRPWYKTNPRRRDGTFTMTFSNSNYSNCHTEEVTLTSFKD from the exons AATGAATACTGTCTGACTGAGGAAGAATATCTTGACGCAATCAAAGATCATGTGTTCCCCAGAGCTTATGAATGGCCCATCAtcattgtgtttacattaaCATTCATACTGGGACTTGTTGGCAACTTCTTGGTGGTGTACGCAGTTTGGAAGAATCACAGCATGAGGACGGTCACCAATGTGTTTATAGTTAACCTGGCtcttggggacttcatggtGATTCTTGTGTGTTTACCTTCGACCTTAATATCAGATGTGTCGCAGACCTGGTTCCTGGGATCAGCGCTTTGTAAAATACTGATATTTCTACAG aacgTTTCAGTGTCGGTGTCAGTCCTGACACTGAGCGCCATCTCTGTAGAACGATGGTATGCAATATGCCACCCCCTAGCGTTCAAGAGCACCCTCTCTCGGGCACGCAACATCATCATCGTTATCTGGGTTGTTGCTGCAGGAGTGGCCCTCCCGGAACTGATCGTGTCTGATACTAGCCCCTATAACTATCCTGGAAGCTTCCAAACTGTTTACTTGACTAAGTGTGGCCCAGCTTGGATGGAATGGAAGCAGACATATTACCAGATCAGTCTTGTGATTGCCATGTACGTAGGTCCGTTAGTGTTGATGGCACTAACGTATACCAACATAGCCGTGGTGCTCTGGCGCAATGACATCCCCGGACAGGCCGAGATGGGACAGTATTCAAAAG GcaaaaaaccaatgattgaaGGGAAAGGCAAGAGCCAGGAAGACAAGGTCCAATCTCGGAGAAAAGCAGCCAAGATGCTTATCACAATAGTCATCGTGTTTGCCATCTGCTACTTGCCTGTACATCTCTTTAACATCCTAAG GTATTTCAAAATTTTGGTAACTAGCAACGCTGATGTAACGGCAGTGGTTAGCCAGTTGTCGCACTGGTTGCCATACTTCAACAGTGCCCTAAATCCTGTTATCTACAATTTCATGAGCG caAAGTTTCGCAAGGAGTTCAAGTTGGCATGCTATTGCTGCCTTCGCCCTTGGTATAAAACCAATCCACGCCGACGTGATGGGACGTTCACCATGACCTTCTCTAACAGCAACTACAGCAACTGCCACACTGAAGAAGTCACACTCACAAGTTTTAAAGACTAA